The DNA window GCGCGCCGGTGGGGTGGGCGCGCCGCGATTGCGCGATGTCGAGCTGGTGCAGATGGTGGCCAACCTGGTGACGGCACTGCAGGGCAAACCGCAGACAGACATTGGTATAACGGGTTCACCTGCAGCGACGACGGGGGAGGAGCGACGCGCATGATCGTCGTCTTGTTCGACCCGCGCCGTCCCTCGCTGGTGCCCATCGAAGCCATCGAGCACCTGGCCGGCGAGGTGCAATACACCGAAGAGATGCCCGTCGCGGTGCCCTGGTCGCTGTCCGCGGCGCGCCCGGTGCACTCCGGTGATGACGCCCCGGTGCTGCTGTCCTCGGACCGCGACCACCCCGCCGTCGTCGCCCGGCTGGCGGCCGGGGCGCGGCTGATCTCGGCGCCCGAGACGCCGCGCGGCGAACGACTGGTCGACGCCGTGGCGATGATGGACAAACTGCGCACCGCCGGGCCGTGGGAAAGCGAGCAGACCCACGACTCGCTGCGCAGGTTTTTGCTGGAGGAGACCTACGAACTGCTGGACGCGGTCGGCCGCGGCAACGCCGAGCAGTTGCGCGAAGAGCTCGGCGACGTGCTGCTGCAGGTCCTCTTTCACGCCCGCATCGCCGAGGACGCCGCGCAGCTCCCCTTCACCATCGACGACGTCGCCGTCACCCTGATGCGCAAACTGGGCAACCGGGTACCGGGAGTCCTTGCCGGGCAACCTATTTCGCTCGAAGAGCAGCTGGCGCAGTGGGATGAGCGGAAGGCGGCCGAGAAGCCGCGGAAATCGGTGATGGACGACGTGCACACCGGCCAGCCCGCATTGGCGCTGGCCCAGAAGGTTATTGCGCGTGCCGGCAAAGCCGGGCTGCCCGCCGACCTGATCCCCGACGAGATCACCTCGGTCTCGGTGTCGGCCGATGTCGACGCCGAAAGTGCGTTGCGTACCGCCGTTCTGGAATTCGTGGAGACGGTCCACGCGGCCGAGCGGGCGATTGCGGCCGCGCGCCGCGGCACCGGCGTCCCCGTGGAGTTCGACGTGGCCCCGCTCGGCGAGATCACCGAATGCGAATGGCGCGAGCACTGGCCGGCCGGCGCACCGGCGGTCGACGATCGGGCGCAGGATCCGGCGCCGCACACCGACGGCGAGGCCGACCCGGCTGCCGACGCGGTGGAAGAGGAATCCGCCGCCGACGCCGTGACCGACGACGCCTGACGCGCGGCAACGCCCGTACGGCGGCGCCGCCGCGCCTATTTCCCGCTTTCGGCCCCGGGTGAGAGCGATCACCGCGATGTTTGCCGAATTTGTCGTCGGGCGCTCGGTAATATCGCCGATGAGGTTGCGAATCCCCGTGGCCGGCGTTGGTCTGGCCGCGCTAGCCAAAGCGACCAGCAGCTAACCACGGATTAGCTGAAACCGGCGATACGCCGGTGCGCCACGGCCCGAGGCAACCGGGTAGTGCCCGAACACATGGGACGATGGTGTGGCGGAAGTTGGTGCAGGCGAGTTTAGGGGAGCTCAGGAGCGCATGGTGTCGCCGAGGCGTTGGATGCGCGCGGCCGCCGTGATCGGCGCGACCGCGATCGTTCTGGCCTCCAGTTGCACCTGGCAGCTCAGCCTGTTCATTCCCG is part of the Mycobacterium mantenii genome and encodes:
- a CDS encoding nucleoside triphosphate pyrophosphohydrolase; translation: MIVVLFDPRRPSLVPIEAIEHLAGEVQYTEEMPVAVPWSLSAARPVHSGDDAPVLLSSDRDHPAVVARLAAGARLISAPETPRGERLVDAVAMMDKLRTAGPWESEQTHDSLRRFLLEETYELLDAVGRGNAEQLREELGDVLLQVLFHARIAEDAAQLPFTIDDVAVTLMRKLGNRVPGVLAGQPISLEEQLAQWDERKAAEKPRKSVMDDVHTGQPALALAQKVIARAGKAGLPADLIPDEITSVSVSADVDAESALRTAVLEFVETVHAAERAIAAARRGTGVPVEFDVAPLGEITECEWREHWPAGAPAVDDRAQDPAPHTDGEADPAADAVEEESAADAVTDDA